A genomic region of uncultured Paludibaculum sp. contains the following coding sequences:
- the nadA gene encoding quinolinate synthase NadA, with protein sequence MLATNTIAEEILDLKRNRKAILLAHHYQESEIQELADSIGDSLELARKAQQFEGDVIVFCGVWFMAETAKVLNPDRIVVVPDREAGCSLVDSCPVDQLRAWKQRHPDHAVVSYINTSVEVKAESDILCTSRNAVQVVNSIPPSQPILFLPDINLGNYVKQQTGRQNMKIWQGACIVHATFPARRVTSAKLEHPTALVAAHPECPADVLRLADFIGSTSAIIDWCVKHPHNEFVVMTESGVRHSLERLAPEKKFYFVANEQCNCSECPYMKRNTLEKVRDCMRDLTPRVELTADLMEKARQPVERMLALR encoded by the coding sequence ATGCTGGCAACTAACACGATTGCGGAAGAGATCCTGGACCTGAAGCGCAACCGCAAGGCCATCCTGCTCGCGCACCACTACCAGGAATCGGAAATCCAGGAACTGGCCGACTCTATTGGCGATAGCCTGGAACTCGCCCGGAAAGCGCAGCAGTTCGAAGGCGACGTGATCGTCTTCTGCGGCGTCTGGTTCATGGCGGAAACGGCCAAGGTCCTCAACCCGGACCGCATCGTCGTCGTCCCCGACCGTGAGGCCGGCTGCAGTCTGGTCGATTCCTGCCCCGTCGATCAGCTCCGAGCCTGGAAGCAGCGCCACCCGGACCACGCCGTGGTCAGCTACATCAACACCTCCGTCGAGGTGAAGGCCGAAAGCGATATTCTGTGCACGTCGCGCAACGCTGTGCAGGTGGTGAACTCCATTCCCCCCAGCCAGCCCATCCTCTTCCTGCCCGACATCAATTTGGGCAACTATGTGAAGCAGCAGACCGGCCGGCAGAACATGAAGATCTGGCAGGGCGCCTGTATCGTCCATGCCACTTTCCCCGCCCGGCGCGTCACCTCGGCCAAACTGGAGCACCCCACCGCCCTCGTCGCTGCTCACCCCGAGTGCCCGGCCGACGTCCTACGACTGGCCGACTTCATCGGATCCACCTCCGCCATCATCGACTGGTGCGTCAAGCATCCGCACAACGAATTCGTCGTCATGACCGAAAGTGGCGTCCGCCACTCCCTGGAACGTCTGGCGCCGGAGAAGAAGTTCTACTTCGTGGCCAACGAGCAGTGCAATTGCAGCGAATGCCCGTACATGAAGCGCAACACGCTGGAAAAGGTTCGCGATTGCATGCGTGACCTCACCCCGCGGGTCGAACTAACGGCCGACCTCATGGAGAAGGCGCGCCAGCCCGTCGAACGCATGCTCGCCCTGCGCTAA
- the moaA gene encoding GTP 3',8-cyclase MoaA, with amino-acid sequence MTDPSTPLIDTFGRVHDNLRISVTDRCNIRCFYCMPEDGVQFMQRSEILTFEEIEHFARVAVSMGVTKIRITGGEPLVRKDLPVLVEKLTAIAGVRDIALTTNGVLLADQAQALYDAGLRRLNVHLDTLDRERFQQITRRDDLPRVLAGIDRAQELGFGPIKINAVAVKNLVEPDIVPLARYGRERGIEIRYIEFMPLDAQGLWDHRKVLLTDEMIALLEADIGPLEVVPDPDPRAPALEYRWKDGLGGIGFIASVSRPFCMNCNRIRITSDGKLRYCLFAIEETDVKGLLRGGATDDAIRQVIRDVVWRKWAGHEINTAKFVAPPRPMYSIGG; translated from the coding sequence ATGACGGACCCGTCCACACCACTCATCGACACATTCGGACGCGTCCACGACAATCTGCGCATTAGCGTCACCGACCGCTGCAACATCCGTTGCTTTTACTGCATGCCCGAGGACGGCGTTCAGTTCATGCAGCGCTCCGAGATCCTCACGTTCGAAGAGATCGAGCACTTCGCCCGCGTCGCCGTCTCTATGGGCGTCACCAAGATCCGCATCACCGGTGGCGAGCCCTTGGTCCGCAAGGACCTGCCCGTGCTCGTGGAGAAACTCACCGCCATCGCGGGCGTGAGGGACATCGCCCTCACCACCAACGGCGTCCTGCTGGCCGATCAGGCCCAGGCGCTCTACGATGCCGGACTCCGCCGCCTCAACGTTCACCTCGACACGCTCGATCGCGAGCGCTTCCAACAGATCACGCGCCGCGACGATCTGCCGCGCGTCCTCGCCGGCATCGACCGTGCCCAGGAATTGGGCTTCGGGCCCATCAAGATCAACGCCGTGGCCGTCAAGAATCTGGTGGAGCCCGACATCGTGCCGCTGGCTCGCTACGGCCGCGAGCGCGGCATCGAGATCCGCTACATCGAGTTCATGCCGCTCGACGCCCAGGGCCTCTGGGACCACAGGAAAGTTCTGCTCACCGACGAGATGATCGCGCTTCTTGAGGCCGACATCGGGCCGCTGGAAGTCGTGCCCGATCCCGACCCCCGCGCCCCGGCTCTGGAATACCGCTGGAAGGACGGCCTCGGCGGCATCGGCTTCATCGCCTCGGTCAGCCGGCCGTTCTGCATGAACTGCAATCGCATCCGCATCACGTCGGACGGAAAACTGCGATACTGCCTGTTTGCGATCGAGGAGACCGACGTGAAGGGTCTGTTGCGCGGAGGCGCCACCGATGACGCTATCCGGCAGGTGATTCGCGATGTCGTGTGGCGCAAGTGGGCCGGTCACGAGATCAACACCGCGAAGTTCGTCGCTCCGCCTCGACCCATGTATTCCATCGGCGGGTAG